Proteins encoded within one genomic window of bacterium:
- a CDS encoding saccharopine dehydrogenase, with the protein MKILVLGAGLMGRAVVFDMMRNPKLEGLVVADHDPKQLKETEALINDPNELRIKYKKLDIDDDKEVTKLMQGCDTVVSAVTYKYNFKLAKLAIVNGCNFCDLGGNNTIVNQELELHEKAKKKLVTIVPDCGLAPGMVSVLVAHGMAKMDETDNVKIRVGGLPVDPKPPMNYKLVFSVHGLINEYVESCVKIRDGKIIEEEPLIDVEELEFPAPFGKLEAFNTSGGTSTLPQTYKGKVKNLDYKTIRYPGHCAQFKTLFDLGLMDSKPYKLGDQKITPRELLSSLITDKLTMDGKDCVLVRVVVEGKKNGTPRRIQYQIIDYGDAANNITAMMRLTSYPISVIAQMMSAGEITEKGAIPQELCVPAEKFIEELKKRSIGIEIREM; encoded by the coding sequence ATGAAAATTTTAGTTCTCGGCGCAGGGCTCATGGGACGCGCGGTCGTATTTGACATGATGCGTAACCCAAAACTAGAAGGGCTCGTGGTCGCAGACCATGATCCGAAACAGCTTAAAGAAACGGAAGCGTTGATCAACGATCCTAACGAATTGCGGATCAAATACAAGAAACTGGACATCGACGATGATAAAGAAGTTACCAAACTGATGCAGGGCTGCGATACGGTTGTCAGTGCAGTGACGTACAAATACAATTTTAAATTGGCTAAACTTGCGATCGTCAACGGATGCAATTTCTGCGATCTCGGCGGAAATAATACGATCGTGAATCAGGAACTGGAACTGCACGAAAAAGCAAAGAAAAAACTTGTCACCATCGTTCCTGACTGCGGATTAGCGCCGGGTATGGTTTCTGTGCTGGTCGCGCACGGGATGGCGAAGATGGATGAGACAGATAATGTGAAGATTCGGGTAGGCGGACTGCCGGTGGATCCGAAACCGCCGATGAATTATAAACTTGTTTTTTCGGTACACGGTCTGATCAATGAGTACGTTGAATCGTGCGTCAAGATCCGCGATGGTAAAATCATTGAAGAAGAACCGTTGATCGATGTGGAGGAACTTGAATTTCCCGCGCCGTTCGGCAAATTGGAAGCATTCAACACATCCGGCGGAACATCCACATTACCCCAGACTTACAAAGGAAAAGTTAAGAACCTCGATTATAAAACGATCCGTTATCCCGGCCATTGCGCGCAGTTCAAGACGCTTTTCGATCTCGGATTGATGGACAGTAAACCGTATAAACTTGGCGACCAGAAAATCACTCCACGCGAATTACTGTCGAGTTTAATCACGGACAAACTCACCATGGATGGTAAAGATTGCGTTTTAGTGCGCGTGGTTGTCGAAGGAAAGAAGAATGGCACACCGCGTCGTATACAGTATCAAATTATCGATTACGGCGATGCGGCAAATAACATAACCGCTATGATGCGGCTGACGTCCTATCCGATTTCGGTGATCGCTCAAATGATGTCGGCTGGAGAAATTACTGAAAAAGGCGCTATCCCGCAGGAACTCTGTGTGCCGGCGGAAAAATTCATCGAGGAGTTAAAAAAGAGAAGTATTGGAATTGAGATCAGGGAGATGTGA